From one Coleofasciculus sp. FACHB-1120 genomic stretch:
- the abc-f gene encoding ribosomal protection-like ABC-F family protein, whose translation MQKKSFLTAEQISYELASNQTLFTNVRATVNEGDRIALVGANGVGKSTLLKILAGEIQPSSGSVNREGTVYYLPQISTLIQAIQSATVLEFLSNFSEDWWEISNLLEVKLKTSVDISLPVSSLSGGELTKLFLAIGLYRKPSVLLLDEPTNHLDFLALENLKNFLQELKQPFVIVSHKPFFLNQVVNTIWELTALGVKVYGGNFSSYKEQKEIEFQVALRTREIAKKELRRATDASLQEEKRAGQSRREGRKQAHDGSMGKAAKRFFENRASASAGNASKKHEAAIAKATQNLESAKIRTNPVAIVRLEEESSKKGRTLIDIQGANLKIGNQFLIKNIQMQIASGERVAISGANGSGKSSLIRAVLGIHRENYPAILESGKVSVAPKLKVVYLDQTYELIDRGKTILENLQAANPNLEYQLIRQQLGHFLFFNDEVNKKAEVLSGGELARLALAMISVSEIELLVLDEPTNNLDLETVTQIVEALEEYRGAILVISHDLDFLSRIQITKAFKIQKREMRTTVFLPAETEQYYQELL comes from the coding sequence ATGCAAAAAAAATCATTTCTAACAGCCGAACAAATTAGCTACGAACTTGCTTCCAACCAAACCTTATTTACCAATGTTCGAGCCACAGTGAATGAGGGAGATAGAATTGCACTGGTCGGTGCTAATGGGGTAGGAAAATCAACCTTGCTCAAAATCTTAGCTGGGGAAATTCAGCCTAGTTCGGGTTCCGTGAATCGTGAAGGTACTGTTTATTACCTTCCACAAATTAGCACCCTTATCCAGGCAATTCAAAGTGCGACTGTTCTAGAGTTTCTAAGTAATTTTTCAGAAGATTGGTGGGAAATTAGTAACCTTTTAGAGGTCAAGTTAAAAACTTCAGTAGATATTTCGCTACCAGTTAGCAGTTTGAGTGGTGGAGAGCTTACTAAATTGTTTCTGGCAATTGGCTTATACAGAAAACCAAGCGTGTTACTCCTAGATGAACCCACTAATCACCTGGATTTCTTAGCTTTAGAGAATCTGAAGAATTTTCTCCAAGAATTGAAGCAACCTTTTGTGATTGTCTCTCACAAACCTTTTTTCCTAAATCAAGTCGTTAACACCATTTGGGAGCTGACAGCATTAGGAGTGAAGGTTTACGGCGGTAACTTTTCCAGCTACAAGGAACAAAAAGAAATTGAATTTCAGGTAGCCTTGAGGACGCGAGAAATAGCCAAAAAAGAACTTCGGAGGGCAACTGATGCGTCTTTGCAAGAAGAGAAGCGGGCGGGACAATCCCGAAGAGAAGGGCGTAAACAAGCTCACGACGGAAGCATGGGGAAAGCTGCAAAAAGATTCTTCGAGAATCGAGCATCAGCGAGTGCTGGAAACGCCTCAAAAAAACATGAGGCGGCTATCGCTAAAGCTACACAAAATTTGGAATCTGCCAAAATTAGGACAAATCCAGTCGCGATTGTTCGCCTTGAAGAAGAAAGTAGTAAAAAGGGGAGAACCTTGATTGACATTCAAGGGGCAAATCTGAAAATTGGAAATCAGTTTCTTATCAAGAATATACAGATGCAAATAGCATCCGGTGAGCGAGTTGCTATTTCTGGGGCGAATGGGTCGGGAAAATCTAGCTTAATTCGGGCAGTTTTGGGCATCCATCGAGAAAATTACCCAGCGATTCTTGAATCGGGTAAGGTTTCAGTTGCTCCGAAGTTAAAAGTTGTATATCTTGACCAAACTTACGAGTTAATAGATAGAGGGAAAACTATTTTAGAAAATTTGCAAGCAGCGAATCCCAATCTTGAGTATCAACTTATCAGACAACAGCTTGGACACTTTTTATTCTTCAATGATGAAGTGAATAAAAAAGCCGAGGTTTTGAGTGGAGGAGAGCTAGCCAGACTTGCTCTGGCGATGATTAGCGTATCGGAAATTGAGTTGCTGGTATTGGATGAACCAACGAACAATTTGGATTTAGAAACCGTTACTCAAATTGTCGAAGCGTTAGAAGAGTATCGAGGCGCTATATTAGTAATTTCTCACGACCTCGACTTTCTCAGTCGCATCCAGATAACCAAAGCCTTTAAAATTCAAAAAAGGGAAATGCGAACGACCGTTTTCCTTCCCGCTGAGACAGAACAATATTATCAAGAGTTACTTTGA
- the rsgA gene encoding ribosome small subunit-dependent GTPase A has translation MNLELLGWNRFFEKNFDSYFQQGYTVGRVALEQKNTYLLYTEFGELSAEVTGKMRYQAEGRTDFPAVGDWVVVTIIDDEERAKIHEILPRKSKFSRKAVGAQTDEQIIATNIDTVFLVSGLDLDFNLRRIERYLILVWESGANPVIILNKADLCDEVEQRKAEVEAIAPGVPIISLSAIENQGLDALSPYLGTGQTVALIGSSGVGKSTITNQLAKKDIQAVQTVRKGDNRGRHTTTHRELIILPSGGLLIDTPGMREIQMWNGSEGFQETFTDINTLATECRFRDCQHEAEPGCAVQQALLDGILDKQRFRNYRKLQQELEYNNRKQDQKASLAEKEKWKKIHKALRNNPKR, from the coding sequence ATGAATTTAGAGTTGTTGGGCTGGAATCGTTTTTTTGAAAAAAACTTTGACAGCTATTTTCAACAAGGATATACTGTTGGTCGAGTTGCTCTAGAGCAAAAAAATACCTACCTTCTCTACACTGAGTTTGGAGAATTGTCGGCAGAAGTAACGGGAAAAATGCGTTACCAAGCCGAGGGGCGAACAGATTTTCCAGCGGTCGGAGATTGGGTAGTTGTTACCATCATTGACGATGAAGAAAGAGCAAAAATCCATGAAATTTTGCCCAGAAAAAGCAAGTTTTCTCGAAAAGCTGTAGGCGCACAAACAGATGAGCAAATAATTGCCACCAACATTGATACGGTGTTTTTAGTTTCGGGATTGGATCTAGACTTCAATCTCCGAAGAATCGAACGGTATCTAATTTTGGTTTGGGAAAGTGGAGCGAATCCAGTCATCATTCTGAATAAAGCCGACTTGTGCGATGAAGTTGAGCAACGAAAAGCGGAAGTAGAAGCGATCGCTCCTGGCGTACCGATTATTAGCTTGAGTGCAATTGAGAACCAAGGACTCGATGCCTTGAGTCCCTATCTCGGTACGGGACAAACGGTAGCACTAATTGGTTCTTCGGGAGTCGGGAAATCGACGATTACCAATCAATTAGCTAAAAAGGACATTCAAGCAGTTCAAACAGTACGCAAAGGAGATAATCGAGGTCGCCACACCACAACGCATCGAGAGTTAATTATTTTGCCTTCTGGGGGTTTGCTGATAGATACTCCGGGAATGCGAGAAATTCAGATGTGGAATGGAAGTGAAGGCTTTCAGGAAACCTTTACTGATATCAATACGCTTGCTACAGAGTGTCGTTTTCGCGATTGCCAACATGAAGCCGAACCCGGTTGTGCAGTGCAACAAGCTTTGCTTGATGGCATTCTAGATAAGCAACGTTTTCGGAACTACCGAAAACTTCAACAAGAGCTTGAATACAATAACCGGAAACAAGATCAAAAAGCGTCTTTAGCCGAGAAAGAAAAATGGAAAAAAATCCATAAAGCTCTAAGAAATAATCCAAAACGCTAA
- a CDS encoding CDP-alcohol phosphatidyltransferase family protein: MNNINTVEHSQRDRPRYLSLILQYIPFSLVIIRLCLSPLLLWDALDGITSNWFIFGFVLAFLSDIFDGVIARRIGVSTASLRQADSLADVCLYLCIGISAWLVHPDVITEFSIPLSLIILMQLIWLVVNLAKYGKPASYHTYSAKTWGVTLFIATIALFGFNYAGFTLFMMIAVGCLHTLEEIAMTLILPTWTHDVLSIVHARKIVSYKE; the protein is encoded by the coding sequence ATGAACAACATAAATACAGTCGAACACTCCCAACGCGATCGCCCAAGATACTTATCATTAATTCTGCAATATATTCCCTTTTCACTGGTTATTATCCGCCTCTGTCTAAGCCCTTTGCTATTATGGGATGCCCTTGACGGCATAACCAGTAACTGGTTCATTTTTGGTTTTGTACTTGCCTTCCTTTCAGATATTTTTGATGGCGTTATCGCCCGTCGAATCGGTGTCAGTACCGCTTCTTTGCGGCAAGCCGATAGTTTAGCTGATGTTTGTCTTTATCTATGTATCGGAATCAGTGCATGGTTAGTGCATCCTGATGTAATAACTGAATTCTCGATACCCTTGAGCCTAATTATCTTGATGCAATTAATCTGGTTGGTAGTCAACTTGGCGAAATATGGAAAACCTGCCAGCTATCACACTTATTCAGCCAAGACTTGGGGAGTAACACTGTTCATCGCCACAATTGCTCTATTCGGTTTTAATTATGCTGGATTCACGCTATTCATGATGATTGCTGTAGGTTGCCTTCACACGCTAGAAGAAATTGCGATGACATTAATTCTGCCAACTTGGACGCACGATGTCCTGAGTATTGTTCATGCGCGAAAGATAGTTTCTTATAAGGAATAG
- a CDS encoding pentapeptide repeat-containing protein has translation MSDLDGYYKVLGLEPGASLDEVNQAYRDLAFIWHPDRIPKDNPRLQQKAQEKLKEINQARDRLRSVRPSEKTRNPEPPPRDRAHSPSPYYQSSYSYQSPPQSSYQTPKPNSDLSGANLSGANLKEKDLSGRNLSNANLSNANLSDSFLHKVNLQGANLEKANLFRANLLQAKLNNANLREANLIGADLSGADLRGADLRGAKIGSQDRILVKLTGANLAGAILPDGSIHA, from the coding sequence ATGAGCGATCTAGATGGATACTACAAAGTGCTGGGATTAGAGCCTGGAGCGTCACTCGATGAAGTGAACCAGGCTTATAGGGATTTGGCTTTTATTTGGCACCCCGATCGCATCCCGAAAGATAATCCTCGGTTACAGCAAAAAGCTCAAGAAAAGCTGAAAGAGATTAATCAGGCACGCGATCGCTTGCGGTCAGTTCGACCCAGCGAAAAGACCCGAAATCCCGAACCTCCGCCACGCGATCGCGCTCATTCACCGAGTCCTTACTATCAATCTAGTTACTCCTATCAATCACCGCCTCAATCTTCCTATCAAACTCCTAAGCCGAATTCCGACTTGAGCGGAGCCAACTTGAGCGGAGCCAATCTGAAAGAAAAGGACTTGTCAGGAAGAAATTTGAGCAATGCCAACCTCAGCAACGCCAACTTGAGCGATTCCTTCCTCCATAAGGTGAATCTTCAGGGAGCCAACCTAGAAAAAGCGAATCTTTTTAGAGCCAACCTGCTGCAAGCGAAGCTAAACAACGCTAATTTGCGAGAAGCTAACTTAATTGGAGCCGACCTCAGCGGAGCCGATTTGAGGGGAGCCGATTTAAGGGGCGCTAAGATTGGGTCGCAAGACCGAATCCTGGTTAAACTGACTGGAGCGAACTTAGCCGGAGCAATCTTACCAGATGGCAGCATCCACGCTTAG
- the msrA gene encoding peptide-methionine (S)-S-oxide reductase MsrA: MALFGFGKKQSLPTIEQALPGRAEPMQVPATHHVNGNPLKPPFPDGMEMAMFGLGCFWGAERIFWKQPGVFTTAVGYAAGATPNPTYQEVCSGMTGHNEVVFVVFDPKVISYETLLKLFWESHNPTQGMRQGNDVGTQYRSGIYAYSESQKKLAEASRDAYQQALKASGYGEISTEILDAPEFYYAEAYHQQYLAKNPNGYCGLGGTNVACPAMTNA; encoded by the coding sequence ATGGCGCTATTCGGATTTGGTAAAAAGCAAAGTCTGCCCACGATCGAGCAAGCATTACCGGGAAGGGCAGAACCCATGCAAGTCCCCGCTACTCACCATGTAAACGGTAATCCGCTGAAACCTCCTTTTCCCGATGGGATGGAGATGGCGATGTTTGGCTTGGGGTGTTTCTGGGGAGCAGAGCGCATATTCTGGAAGCAACCTGGAGTTTTCACCACCGCAGTTGGCTATGCAGCAGGAGCCACGCCAAACCCTACTTATCAAGAGGTTTGTAGTGGCATGACGGGGCACAATGAAGTGGTTTTCGTTGTGTTTGACCCGAAAGTGATTAGTTACGAAACACTCCTGAAACTCTTCTGGGAAAGCCACAATCCCACCCAAGGAATGCGTCAAGGCAATGATGTCGGTACTCAGTACCGTTCCGGAATTTATGCGTATTCAGAGAGCCAGAAGAAGCTGGCTGAAGCATCCAGAGACGCTTATCAGCAAGCCCTGAAAGCCTCTGGGTATGGGGAAATTTCCACTGAGATTCTGGATGCTCCTGAGTTTTATTACGCAGAAGCCTATCATCAGCAGTACCTCGCCAAAAACCCAAATGGGTATTGTGGGCTAGGTGGGACGAACGTTGCTTGTCCTGCTATGACGAACGCTTAA
- a CDS encoding tryptophan-rich sensory protein — protein sequence MKSANQRFDSDFLRSVANFIAILAAFAINVYANVAPPNGLTIGEISNRFFSDVPIIPANYAFAIWGVIYLGLISFGVYQVLPAQRQNPYLRREGYFLVLASIAQIAWVFLFGYQLFSLSVVAMLFILLSLIGIYLRLGIGLERVSRAQKWFVHIPLSIYLAWISVATIVNVASTLDYLGWNGWGISPQIWTVILLVVAAAIAATITVNRADIAYPLVIIWAFVAIAVRQANQPLIAATAIGFAIALGLLILWRQLRRPDVAV from the coding sequence ATGAAATCTGCCAATCAGCGCTTCGACTCAGATTTCCTCCGGTCAGTTGCAAATTTCATCGCTATTCTTGCCGCATTTGCGATTAACGTCTATGCAAATGTGGCTCCTCCCAATGGATTGACAATTGGGGAAATTTCTAATCGCTTCTTTAGTGATGTCCCCATTATCCCCGCCAACTATGCTTTTGCGATTTGGGGAGTCATTTATTTAGGTTTGATTAGTTTTGGAGTCTATCAAGTTCTACCCGCTCAAAGACAAAATCCCTATCTGCGTCGGGAAGGGTATTTTTTGGTATTAGCGAGTATTGCACAAATCGCCTGGGTGTTTCTTTTCGGGTACCAGCTATTTTCACTCTCAGTTGTGGCAATGCTGTTCATATTGCTGTCCCTGATTGGGATTTATCTGCGGTTGGGAATTGGTTTAGAACGAGTTTCAAGGGCACAAAAATGGTTCGTTCACATTCCCTTGAGCATCTATCTAGCCTGGATTAGTGTTGCGACGATTGTGAATGTGGCGAGTACGCTTGACTATTTAGGTTGGAATGGTTGGGGCATCAGTCCTCAAATATGGACGGTAATTCTGCTGGTTGTCGCGGCAGCGATCGCTGCCACGATTACCGTAAACCGCGCGGATATTGCCTACCCCTTGGTAATTATCTGGGCATTCGTAGCGATCGCAGTACGTCAAGCCAATCAACCTTTGATTGCTGCTACAGCGATAGGATTTGCGATCGCATTAGGGTTATTAATTTTATGGCGTCAACTGCGCCGTCCTGATGTGGCGGTTTAA
- a CDS encoding CoA-acylating methylmalonate-semialdehyde dehydrogenase: MSFRNPLPNYINGEWCASRATEYLDVVNPATAEVLTQVPLSLASDVEAAAVAAAAAYPNWRRIPATERVQYLFKLKFLLEEHLDELSRIVTLECGKTFAESKAELQRAIENVEVACGIPMLMQGYNLEDVARGIDEMMIRQPVGVTAIIAPFNFPGMIPFWFLPYAIACGNTTILKPSEKVPLTMQKVFELLEKTGLPKGVVNLVNGAKEVVDAILEHSTIRAISFVGSSPVAQYVYSKAAAFGKRVQCQGGAKNPIIVLPDADMEMTTRITADSAFGCAGQRCLAASVAVTVGEARHTFTEAIANAAQTRVVGYGLDEKVQMGPVITRQSQARIEQLIQQGADEGATVLVDGRSAKIPGYEQGNFVRPTILQNVNPKSELARTEIFGPVLGVMHLETIEDAIALVNGGQWGNMACLFTSSGAAARQFRYEAEAGNIGINIGVAAPMAFFPFSGWKDSFYGDLHGQGKDAVAFFTQTKVVVERWPKTWSRQF; encoded by the coding sequence GTGTCCTTCAGAAACCCTTTACCCAACTACATTAACGGCGAGTGGTGTGCTTCCCGCGCCACCGAATACCTGGATGTGGTAAATCCCGCCACTGCCGAAGTCTTAACTCAGGTTCCTTTGTCACTTGCAAGCGATGTCGAGGCTGCTGCTGTTGCGGCTGCGGCTGCCTATCCGAACTGGCGACGCATCCCGGCAACGGAACGAGTGCAATATCTATTTAAATTGAAATTTCTGTTAGAAGAACATTTAGATGAATTATCTCGCATTGTTACGCTGGAATGCGGGAAGACGTTTGCTGAGTCAAAAGCAGAATTACAACGGGCAATTGAGAATGTAGAAGTTGCTTGTGGGATTCCCATGTTGATGCAGGGTTATAACTTGGAGGATGTTGCCCGTGGGATTGACGAAATGATGATTCGTCAACCTGTGGGAGTGACCGCAATCATCGCGCCGTTTAATTTTCCTGGGATGATTCCCTTCTGGTTTTTGCCGTATGCGATCGCTTGTGGAAATACAACCATTCTTAAGCCTTCTGAAAAAGTCCCTTTGACGATGCAAAAGGTCTTTGAATTATTAGAAAAAACTGGATTGCCCAAAGGCGTCGTCAATTTGGTCAATGGTGCCAAAGAAGTGGTCGATGCAATTTTAGAACACTCCACAATCCGCGCTATTAGCTTTGTCGGTTCTTCACCCGTCGCCCAATATGTCTACAGTAAAGCCGCCGCCTTTGGGAAACGAGTGCAATGTCAGGGAGGTGCGAAAAATCCCATCATTGTCCTGCCAGATGCGGATATGGAAATGACGACTCGAATTACCGCCGATAGTGCTTTTGGCTGTGCCGGACAACGCTGTTTAGCGGCTTCTGTGGCTGTAACAGTGGGAGAAGCGCGGCACACTTTTACGGAAGCGATCGCAAATGCGGCACAAACACGAGTCGTTGGCTATGGCTTGGATGAGAAAGTCCAAATGGGTCCGGTAATTACCCGTCAAAGCCAAGCGCGAATTGAGCAATTAATTCAACAAGGAGCTGACGAAGGTGCGACGGTATTAGTAGACGGACGTAGCGCCAAGATTCCCGGTTACGAACAGGGAAACTTTGTCCGACCGACAATCTTGCAAAATGTCAACCCAAAAAGCGAATTAGCTCGTACAGAAATCTTTGGTCCGGTGTTAGGAGTGATGCATCTGGAGACGATTGAGGATGCGATCGCATTAGTCAATGGCGGTCAATGGGGAAATATGGCTTGTTTATTTACTAGCAGTGGTGCGGCAGCGCGGCAGTTTCGGTATGAAGCAGAAGCTGGCAATATTGGCATCAATATAGGAGTCGCTGCACCGATGGCGTTCTTTCCGTTTAGTGGTTGGAAAGATAGCTTCTACGGCGATTTACACGGTCAAGGGAAAGACGCTGTAGCGTTCTTTACGCAAACAAAAGTTGTAGTTGAACGCTGGCCTAAAACGTGGTCGCGTCAGTTTTAG